The DNA sequence AACGGTTTGGGGGGGGCCGTCTAGCGGTTCGGGCGGTCTGATCATTTGGGTAGTGGGCGGTCTGACGGTCTGGGATGCTCTGGCAATTTGAGCGGTGTGACGGTTTGGAATGCTCTGACAATTTGGGCGGTCTGACAACTTGGGCAGTCTGACGGTTTGGGGAGTTGGTTTAACCATGCAGACATTAAAATACGATTCACAACAGCTACGCCTGCTTGTGGCACTCCTCTTACTGGTGCTGGGGTGTCAACCAGCGGCCGCTTGGGCCGAAGCGGGGGATCTCACCATCACCTCCAACAGCCTGGAGATGGACGACAAGAGACAGACCGTGGTCTTCAAGGGCAGTGTCAAGGCGATGGATGGGGAGATGTGGCTTGCGGCTGACAAAATGACGGTTCGCTACAACTCCGACACCCAGGCCCAAAAAACCGGTGAGCGCATTCGCTCCATTCGGGCCGACGGCAACGTGGTGATCAAAAATTCCGGCCACCACGGCATGGCCAGCGCCGCTGTGTATGAAATCAACGAGCGCACCCTGAAATTGCTGGGGGGTAAAAACAACGCGGTTATCAACAAGGGCAAGGACCGGGTGGAAGGTAAAACCATTCTATTGCGCATCGGTCAGGATCGCCGCATCGAAAAATCATCGGTTCTGGGGGAAAAGGGTGGCCGGGTCTCGGTGCGCATCTCTCCCAAGGGAACCTCGGGCTTTTCCGGAAAACCGTGACCCAATCCATGGCCAATCCTGATCCAAAAAACCACAAAGCCCCTCAAAACGATTCCCAATGCCTGCGGGTGGAGGAGATCAAAAAAAACTATCGGGGCCGCAAGGTGGTCCGCAAGGTCAGCCTGGAGCTGAATCGGGGGGAGGTGGTGGGACTGCTGGGGCCCAACGGCGCCGGTAAAACCACCACATTCTATATGGTGGTCGGCCTCATCGCCCCGGATGGCGGCTCCATCTGGATGGATGAGTGGGATGTCACCCGGGAGCCCATGTATCGCCGGGCCCGGGCAGGCATCTCCTACCTGCCCCAGGAGCCTTCGGTCTTTCGCAAAATGACAGTACGGGATAACGTCCTGGCCATCCTGGAGACCCTGCCACTCACCCGGGGACAGCGCCTGGAGCGCCTGGAAGAGCTACTGGTGGAGCTGGGCATCGCCCACCTCTCCCGCACCTACGGCTACACCCTCTCCGGCGGTGAGCGACGGCGGGTGGAAGTGGCCCGGGCGCTGGCCATCGAGCCCAAATATATTCTCCTGGATGAACCCTTTGCCGGCGTGGATCCTTTGGCGGTGGAGGATATTCAATCGATCATCCGCCACCTCAAAGCCCGGGGCATCGGCACCCTGATCACCGACCATAATGTTCGGGAAACATTGGGAATCTGCGACCGGGCCTATATACTTTCCGAAGGTCGGGTGTTGGCCCAGGGCAATCCGGAGCAGGTGGTCCATGATCCGGGGGTACGCAAAATGTATCTGGGAGAAGATTTCCGAATGTAGGATTCCCGGGCTTGGCGCTGCGTTTTGATCCCTCCCCCCCGACAGAACATTCGCTGTTTCCGCCACCGCTGCCGCCATCGCTTTCCTATCACTGATGGGGGCTTTAAAATAGCGACTGGGTCGTTGCCAAGAGGGTGTTTTTTTCTGGCTATAGCAAGCCTACCTAAAAATCAGACACTCTTCTCTGACTCGTCATCCCCGCGAAGGCGGGGATCCAGTGAGCTGATGATTGCCCTCTAAGGAAAAACCAAATCTTCAGAAAGGCCGGAGTTTTGCTGATAAAGTGAAGCAAGATTTGGAAAGTTCCGTGCCAGGCACTCTGGATTCCCGCATTCGCGGGAATGACGAAACAAGGGCAACGGCATATGTCCAATTCTTGATTCGAATGACTATAGCGTGTCAGGCTTCATTCCGGCTGAAGCGTGGGGCTTGGGCGCTTGTTGAATCATCCAAACGGGTGTAGCTGGCGGATTTTTTTGGCAGGATGGCTCATTTAAGCAACAAATCGGCCATTTAAGCGAAATAATCGGGTATTTCGACTTTAAGTAGCCGGTGCGGGATGTTAGGTTGTCTGGAGAGGCGGCCTGAAAGGATCATCAGGCTGGGTAACACCAAACACGCAAAGGACCGCAAATGGCGCTGGGGTTGGAACTAAAGCTACGAATGGGAATGCAACTGGTGATGACGCCCCAGCTGCAGATGGCCATTCGACTCCTGCAGATGTCCAGCCTGGAGCTGGCTGATTACCTGCAGGAGGAGCTGGACAAAAATCCCCTGCTGGAGCGGGCCGACGATGGCTCGGGGAGCAGCTCGGAGGTCCAGGAAGCCCAGGAAACCCCGACCCCCACCCAGGAATCTCCGCCGGAACAGTCAGCCAAAAAAGAAGAAGCCCCCACCGACAGCGCCACCAGCGAAACCCAGCTCAACGATGAACTCCCCGTGGATGCCGACTGGTCGGATGTCTATGGTGATTCGGGCCCCGGCACCTACGAAAATTCCGGCTCCACCGAAGCCCCTCCCCTGGAAAACACCCTGACCCGAGGGGAAACCCTGGCAGACCATCTCACCTGGCAGCTGGGTGTATCCGCCATGAACGACCGGGAGCGGGAGCTGGGGCTGATTCTGATCGACGCCATCGACGACAACGGCTATCTCACCACCAGCCTGCAGGCGATGTCGGAACTGACCAGAATTCCCGAAGAGGAGCTGGAAGATGTTCTAACCCTGGTGCACTCCTTTGAGCCTGCCGGGGTTGGTGCCCGGGATTTGGCGGAGTGTCTGCGATTACAGCTCAAAAATCTCAAGATGGCCCGCCAGCCCTATACCGGGCTTCTGGAACATCTGA is a window from the Magnetococcales bacterium genome containing:
- the lptB gene encoding LPS export ABC transporter ATP-binding protein, whose translation is MANPDPKNHKAPQNDSQCLRVEEIKKNYRGRKVVRKVSLELNRGEVVGLLGPNGAGKTTTFYMVVGLIAPDGGSIWMDEWDVTREPMYRRARAGISYLPQEPSVFRKMTVRDNVLAILETLPLTRGQRLERLEELLVELGIAHLSRTYGYTLSGGERRRVEVARALAIEPKYILLDEPFAGVDPLAVEDIQSIIRHLKARGIGTLITDHNVRETLGICDRAYILSEGRVLAQGNPEQVVHDPGVRKMYLGEDFRM